AACCTCATTGATTTAATTCTAGTTGAATTTTGAAAACTTACTTATTAGTTTGAAAGTGAGTTTATTTTTTGATCTGAGACATAGAATCTGCCTCAATGATGGCATCTGCAAATGCTTCTGGAGCTTCCTGTGGTAAATTATGCCCTATTCCACCTGTTATCGTGTGATGTATGTATTTTCCAGTGAATTTAGAAGCATAAGTTTCCGGGGCAGGGAATGCAGCTCCGTTTGCATCGCCTTCCAATGTAACTGTTGGAACTGTAATATCCGGAGACTGTGCCAGTTTGGATTCAAATATATCATATTCTTTTTCCCCTTTAGCTAATCCCAGACGCCAACGGTAATTGTGGATTACGATATCAACATGGTCAGGGTTATTAAATGCCCCGGCAGTGCGCTGGTAGGTCTCGTCATTAAAAGCCCATTTTGGTGAAGCGGTCTTCCAGATCAATTTATTGAATGCTGCTGTATTGGCTTTATAACCTTTATATCCCCTTTCAGTTGAAAAGTAATATTGATACCACCATAAAAACTCAGCATTAGGCGGAAGGGGTTTTTCGTTTGCCTTTGGACTTCCAATCAGATATCCGCTAACAGCAACCAGCGCAGTACAGCGCTCAGGCCACAGTGCTGCAATAATATCCGCTGTTCTTGCTCCCCAGTCAAAACCGCCAATAATTGCTTTATCTATTTTTAGAGCATCCATAAAAGAAATGATATCCATTGCCACAGCACTCTGCTGACCGTTGCGTTTTGTATTGGGAGATATAAAGGTGGTGGTTCCGTAACCTCTTAAATACGGTATCAACACTCTATACCCTTTTTCAGCAAGTATAGCAGAGGATTCCTCAAAACTATGGATATCGTATGGCCATCCATGAAGAAGAATCACCGGTTTCCCTGATTTAGGCCCTACTTCTGCATAACCCACATCCAAAAACCCTGCTCTGATCTTTTTTATATTCTGGAAAGCTGATCTGACGGCATCATTTTCTAAGTTTTTTTCGCCGGTGGTCTGGCCTTTTAAAGATGATAATCCTATTCCTGTAAAAATAATCAGCGATAAAGCGACAAGCACTCTTTTACCAAAATTCAATGTTGTATTCATAATATAATCTTTTGTTAGGGGTAAAATTATTTCAAAATAGAAATAGTAAGAAGATCAAATAGGTTGAACAGGTCATATTGAACGTTGAAAACTGATTTTTTAGGGTTAAATCAGACAGGTGTTTATTCGAAAGGATTTAGCCTCATATTTATATAGGGAAAATTGACAATCATACCGGTGATTTACCAGTTCAAAAATTATTAATCAATTTCATGAGATATAAATTTATTTTTCCCACAAATCAAACATTATATTAATTTTCTCATTATATTTAAACCAATAATGAAATATTGTTAATAATATGAATAAATATCCAGTTCCTGCAAATGAAAGAGAACGAATTAAAAGACTGGAACTATTTGATCTATTAAGCCTTCCTAAAGATCCCCAACTTGATATTTTTGCAGAAACCGCATGTTTGGTTTCAGGCTGTGCCAATGCATTAATTGCCATTATGGAAAGTGAAACCCAAATTATACAGAGCTGTATTGGGATGTCTTTAGAGACTGTGGATCGTCAGAATACCGTTTGCCAATACTCAATCGCGAGTGGAGAGGTCCTGGTTATAGAAGATACTTTATTAGATGAAAGGTCATCTAGCAATCCACTGATTATTGCGGGAGGAATTCGTTTCTATGCCGGGATCCCGCTCATCGATAATGAGGGATTTGTACTGGGAACTCTTTGCATGTTTGATTATATCCCAAAATCTTTATCGGAACAACAAATTTCTGCGCTAAAGAAACTGGGGGAAGCCGTGACAAAACTGCTAATGGGCCGAAGAAAAAATATTCAGGCGGAATATTTCCAGCAGATTTTCAATATTTCAAATAATCTTATCTGTGTGCTGGATGATAATTTTGACTTCAAAGATGTAAACCCTGCTTTTGAAAAAGTTTTTGAAATAGACCGTAACCATGCTGTTGACCTGAATTTTTTAACCTTTTTTGAAGAACAAAATCCTGCAGTAAAAGTAGATATTGACCGTTCTCTTCAAACCGATGAAGAACTGTTTTTCACCACCTCTACAAATTCCAAGGGGACAGCTCATACTATAATAAAGTGGTATGTAAAGCGAAATCAAAGTCAGTGCGAAATCATTTGTTTCGGAATTAATATTACCCAGCAAATTGACGAAAAAATGCAACTGGAGAGCTCTGAACGTCGTTTCAGAAGCTTTTTCGAAAATGCTATAGGCTTAATGAGTATGCACGATATGGAGGGTAATATCCTTGAAGTTAACGAAAAAGGGAGAGAAACTCTGCATTATTCTGCGGAAGAAGTTAAAGGATTGAATTTAAAAGATCTGGTTCCGAAATCAAACTGGCCTCTACTTAATGATTATCTGCAACGCATCAATCAAAAAAAAGAAGATTCCGGAACCATGATTCTGAAAACTAAGGAAGGTGAAGAACTGGTCTGGATGTACCACAATCTGGTAGAAATCAATAAAGACGGAAACCAGTATGTTGTAAGTACAGCGTTGAATATCTCGGAAAGAATGACACTGGAAAAAGACCTTCTTTATACTAAAAAAATGCTTGAGCAAACCAGTGATGTTGCTCAGGTAGGTGGATGGGAGGTTAATCTTAAAAAAAATTCTATATTCTGGTCTAGGACGACAAAAGAAATTCATAAAACAAAGTCGGATTTTCAGCCGGATTTTAAAAATGCAGTAGGCTTTTATAAGGAAGAAGACAGACCAAGGGTTGAATTTCTATTTAACAGAGCGGTCTCGGAAGGAATTCCGTATGATGAGGAGTTTCAACTGGTACGCAATGACGGAATTACAATCTGGGTAAGGGTAAAAGGAATCCCTGAATTTGAAGACGGGGTATGCAGTAGAATATTCGGAATTATTCAGGACATTGATGACTTTAAAAATATGTATCTAGAACTGGCAAAAAAGGAAGCGATGATGCAGTCTTTCGTTACCTATGTTCCAGTCGCTGTGGCTATGTTTGACAAAGATCTTAATTACTTATCTGCAAGCAGCAGCTGGAGGGATGAATTTAATATGAATGATAGGGAACTTATAGGAAAAAACATTTTCACGATTTCGCCCAATGTTCCGAAAGAGAGAAAGGACATATACATAAATGCATTAAGAGGTATTGCCTATAAAAATGAAAACTTTATTCTGGAAAAGGAAAATGGATACGAACATTACAATCTGGAAGTAAGACCCTGGTATCTCTCTCATGGTGTGATAGGAGGAATCATCGTTTCTGTACAGAATATCACCCGTACGGTGGAAACTAATGAGGAGCTTAAAAAGGCCAAGAAAATGGCGGATATTGCGAGTAAAGCAAAATCTGAGTTCCTTGCCAATATGAGCCATGAAATCCGTACTCCTTTGAATGGGGTCATAGGATTTTCAGACCTGTTATTAAAAACACCGCTTAACGAGATACAGACGCAATATTTAAACTATATTAATGAATCGGGCGAAAACCTGCTCACAATTATCAACGATATTCTTGATTTTTCTAAAATAGAATCCGGTAAAATGGAGCTTCTTATAGAAAAATGTAATGTATATGATGTAGTCAGCCAGGTTATCAATGTTATTCTTTATCAATCCCAGAAAAAGGATATTGAGCTGCTTCTGAATATTGAACAAGGCTTGCCGAAAAGCCTTTGGATGGATGAGTCCAGACTAAAACAAATTCTAATCAACCTGTTGGGTAATGCGGTAAAATTTACACAGCAGGGCGAAATAGAACTGAAAGTAGAAAAGCTCCGTATGGATGGTAAAAATATATCCCTTCGGTTTGCAGTGCGTGATACAGGAATTGGAATTCCGGAAGAAAAGCAACAACATATCTTTGATGCTTTCACCCAGGAAAACAGTTCCATCAGCAAACATTATGGAGGCACGGGGCTTGGGCTTACCATTTCCAATAATATTCTGGGATATATGGGAAGCAACCTCAAATTAATCAGTACACCACAGAAAGGCTCTGTATTTTTCTTTGATATTGAATTTCCTTATGAAATGTCTGAGGCAAATGATGATGTAGAACTGAAAATACAGAAAGTGCTCATTGTTGATGATAATGAAGCCAACAGGATTATTCTTCAGCATATGCTGTCTTATAAGAATATTGAATCAAAATTAGCGGCTAACGGGATGGAAGCTTTGCAGATTCTATTGGCCGGAGAACGTTTCGACGTGATTTTAATGGATTACCATATGCCGGTGATTTCAGGCTTGGAAACGATAGAAAAAATTAAAGAATTATTTAACAAGCAGCATGAAACTTCTCCTCTTGTTATTCTTCATACTTCCTCGGAAGAACATGACGTGATCAATTCTTTCCGCCAGGAAAAAAATTCATATTTCCTGCTGAAGCCTATAAAATCTCAGGAATTGTATAGAACCCTAAAAAGGGTGATGGAAAATAATGATAAAGAAATACCTGTCATTAAACAATACGAAGATGAAGGGTCTACCCTATCCGTTCAGAACCTGCAGGTTTTGCTGGTAGATGATAACCCGGTAAATATGGTTCTTAACAATAAAATGATGAAGTCCCTTATTCCAGAAGCACAGCTAACAGAAGCGGTCAACGGTTTGGAGGCTCTCAACTATTGCAAAGACAAAGATTTTTCTCTCATCCTGATGGATGTACAGATGCCTGTAATGGACGGTATAGAAGCCACAAAACAAATCCGGCAGCTTCCGGGATATCAGCATATTCCTATTATTGGAATTACCGCAGGAACCATACTGGGAGAGAAAGAAAAATGCCTGGATTCGGGGATGAATGATTTTCTTCCCAAACCCCTAC
The Chryseobacterium sp. W4I1 DNA segment above includes these coding regions:
- a CDS encoding response regulator, coding for MNKYPVPANERERIKRLELFDLLSLPKDPQLDIFAETACLVSGCANALIAIMESETQIIQSCIGMSLETVDRQNTVCQYSIASGEVLVIEDTLLDERSSSNPLIIAGGIRFYAGIPLIDNEGFVLGTLCMFDYIPKSLSEQQISALKKLGEAVTKLLMGRRKNIQAEYFQQIFNISNNLICVLDDNFDFKDVNPAFEKVFEIDRNHAVDLNFLTFFEEQNPAVKVDIDRSLQTDEELFFTTSTNSKGTAHTIIKWYVKRNQSQCEIICFGINITQQIDEKMQLESSERRFRSFFENAIGLMSMHDMEGNILEVNEKGRETLHYSAEEVKGLNLKDLVPKSNWPLLNDYLQRINQKKEDSGTMILKTKEGEELVWMYHNLVEINKDGNQYVVSTALNISERMTLEKDLLYTKKMLEQTSDVAQVGGWEVNLKKNSIFWSRTTKEIHKTKSDFQPDFKNAVGFYKEEDRPRVEFLFNRAVSEGIPYDEEFQLVRNDGITIWVRVKGIPEFEDGVCSRIFGIIQDIDDFKNMYLELAKKEAMMQSFVTYVPVAVAMFDKDLNYLSASSSWRDEFNMNDRELIGKNIFTISPNVPKERKDIYINALRGIAYKNENFILEKENGYEHYNLEVRPWYLSHGVIGGIIVSVQNITRTVETNEELKKAKKMADIASKAKSEFLANMSHEIRTPLNGVIGFSDLLLKTPLNEIQTQYLNYINESGENLLTIINDILDFSKIESGKMELLIEKCNVYDVVSQVINVILYQSQKKDIELLLNIEQGLPKSLWMDESRLKQILINLLGNAVKFTQQGEIELKVEKLRMDGKNISLRFAVRDTGIGIPEEKQQHIFDAFTQENSSISKHYGGTGLGLTISNNILGYMGSNLKLISTPQKGSVFFFDIEFPYEMSEANDDVELKIQKVLIVDDNEANRIILQHMLSYKNIESKLAANGMEALQILLAGERFDVILMDYHMPVISGLETIEKIKELFNKQHETSPLVILHTSSEEHDVINSFRQEKNSYFLLKPIKSQELYRTLKRVMENNDKEIPVIKQYEDEGSTLSVQNLQVLLVDDNPVNMVLNNKMMKSLIPEAQLTEAVNGLEALNYCKDKDFSLILMDVQMPVMDGIEATKQIRQLPGYQHIPIIGITAGTILGEKEKCLDSGMNDFLPKPLRQADLLEMLKKYVLNDAAETENALKTENYLDLSLLNEQTGDDPDFKEMFLNLVITEINQAENNIKSAVEERNADELEKILHKLKGTAGTAGLIKLAETVLHWEGKADQNMDFTSMQQEVIHQISIGLNIIKALVK
- a CDS encoding alpha/beta fold hydrolase; translated protein: MNTTLNFGKRVLVALSLIIFTGIGLSSLKGQTTGEKNLENDAVRSAFQNIKKIRAGFLDVGYAEVGPKSGKPVILLHGWPYDIHSFEESSAILAEKGYRVLIPYLRGYGTTTFISPNTKRNGQQSAVAMDIISFMDALKIDKAIIGGFDWGARTADIIAALWPERCTALVAVSGYLIGSPKANEKPLPPNAEFLWWYQYYFSTERGYKGYKANTAAFNKLIWKTASPKWAFNDETYQRTAGAFNNPDHVDIVIHNYRWRLGLAKGEKEYDIFESKLAQSPDITVPTVTLEGDANGAAFPAPETYASKFTGKYIHHTITGGIGHNLPQEAPEAFADAIIEADSMSQIKK